The following proteins are encoded in a genomic region of Nomascus leucogenys isolate Asia chromosome 17, Asia_NLE_v1, whole genome shotgun sequence:
- the MAD2L1BP gene encoding MAD2L1-binding protein: MMPRETFILTARSSRREVVMAAPESEVLSPAAVPDLEWYEKSEETHASQIELLETGSTQEPLNPSESFCPRDCMVPVVFPGPVSQEGCCQFTCELLKHIMYQRQQLPLPYEQLKHFYRKPSPQAEEMLKKKSWATTEVSSRKCQQALAELESVLSHLEDFFARTLVPRVLILLGGNALSPKEFYELDLSLLAPYSVDQSLSTAACLRRLFRAIFMADAFSELQAPPLMGTIVMAQGHRDCGEDWFRPKLNYRVPSRGHKLTVTLSCGRPSIRTMAWEDYIWFQAPVTLKGFRE, translated from the exons ATGATGCCCCGCGAGACCTTTATTCTAACCGCAAGGAGTAGCCGTAGGGAGGTCGTGATGGCGGCGCCGGAGTCGGAGGTTCTGTCCCCAGCCGCAGTCCCTG ATTTGGAGTGGTATGAGAAGTCCGAAGAAACTCACGCCTCCCAGATAGAACTACTTGAGACAGGCTCTACGCAGGAACCTCTCAACCCTTCGGAGTCCTTTTGCCCAAGAGACTGCATGGTACCAGTGGTGTTTCCTGGGCCTGTGAGCCAGGAAGGCTGCTGTCAGTTTACTTGTGAACTTCTAAAGCATATCATGTACCAACGCCAGCAACTCCCTCTGCCCTATGAACAGCTTAAGCACTTTTACCGAAAACCTTCTCCCCAG GCAGAGGAGATGCTGAAGAAGAAATCTTGGGCCACCACTGAGGTGAGCAGCAGGAAATGCCAACAAGCCCTGGCAGAACTGGAGAGTGTCCTCAGCCACCTGGAGGACTTCTTTGCACGGACACTAGTACCGCGAGTGCTGATTCTCCTTGGGGGCAATGCCCTAAGTCCCAAGGAGTTCTATGAACTCGACTTGTCTCTGCTGGCCCCCTACAGCGTGGACCAGAGCCTGAGCACAGCAGCTTGTTTGCGCCGTCTCTTCCGAGCCATATTCATGGCTGATGCCTTTAGCGAGCTTCAGGCTCCTCCACTCATGGGCACCATCGTCATGGCACAGGGACACCGTGACTGCGGAGAAGATTGGTTTCGACCCAAGCTCAACTATCGAGTGCCCAGCCGGGGCCACAAACTGACTGTGACCCTGTCATGTGGCAGACCTTCCATCCGAACCATGGCTTGGGAAGACTACATTTGGTTCCAGGCACCAGTGACACTTAAAGGCTTCCGCGAGTGA